In Nodosilinea sp. PGN35, the genomic stretch TGGGCGGCACCGCCTGGAGCAAGCAGCCCGAGAACTTTTCTGGGGCCTACAACTGCACCAGCACCAACGTAGTGGACTGGCGCGCCTTTGGCCTGATGATGGATCTGGCCATGATGGGCTGCGGCACCGGGGCGATGCTCGAACCCAAGTACATCAGCCAAATCCCTGCAATTCGCAACCGCATCACCGTCACCATGGCGGGCGACATCGGCGAAACCCCGGTGGCTGAGCGGCAGGAGAAAACCGAAATCACCACCGAGGGCAACCAGGTCACCATCCGCGTCGGCGACAGCCGCCAGGGCTGGGTCAAATCCTACGAAACCCTGCTAGAGCTTTCTACCGATGAGCGGTTCACCGGCGAAGTTGCGGTCACCATCGACCTGCGCGACGTGCGCCCCGCTGGCGAAAAACTCAAGGGCTTTGGCGGCGTCGCCAACCCCGTGCGCCTGTCGCTGCTCTACGATCGCTGCGCCAACATTCTCAACAAGGCCCACGGTCGCCAGCTCAACTCGGTCGAGTGCTGCCTGCTGATCGACGAAGCCGCCGCCTGCGTGGTGGCCGGCAATATTCGAAGATCTGCGGGCATGAGGCAGTTCGACAGCAATGACGAACTGGCCGCCAGCGCCAAAGACAACCTCTGGCAGCAGGATGCCGAGGGCAACTGGCGCATCGACCCCGAGCGCGACGTGCTGCGCATGGCCAACCACACCCGCGTGTTTCACACCAAGCCCAGCCTGCAAGACTGCGTGGATTCTGTTCGCAAGCAGTTCTACTCGGGCGAAGGGGCGATCCAGTGGGCCGGGGAGGCGAAACGCCGGGCGGGCGGCGACGACCGCTACGGTCTCAACCCCTGCGGCGAAATCTTAGGCTCCAATTTCCACTGCAACCTGGCGGAGGTTCACCTCAACCAGCTCGACCCAAAGAACCTGAAGGATCAAGAAGACGCCTTTACCGCCGCTGCTCTGTCGGTAGCCGTGCTGCTCAACCACCAGTTCCAGGAGCCTCGCTACCAAAAGTCGCGGTTAGAAGACCCGATCGTGGGCGTTTCCTTCACCGGGCTGTTTGACTTCTTCGTAATCGCCTTTGGGGTCGAGTGGCTGCGCTGGTGGGAGGCGGGTCGCCCCGACACCATGCAGGGGCTAGACTTCAAAGCTAGAGAAGAGGAATACCTGACCCGGTGGAAAGATACTGTGCACCGGGTGGTGGGGGAATACTGCGATGCTCACGGTTTAGTGCGCCCCAACCGCTGCACCACCGTACAGCCTGCGGGCACCAAGTCGCTGCTCACGGGGGCTAGCCCCGGCTGGCACCCGCCCAAGGCCCAGCGCTTCATTCGCCGCATCACCTTCCGCAAAAATGACCCCGTGGCCATGGCCTGCATCGACTACGGCTACTCCATCGTGCCCTCCCAATCCGACAAAGACGAGAACGGCGGGTTGCTCAACGACCCCTTTGACCCTCGCTGCACCGAGTGGCTGGTGGAGATTCCGGTCGAAGTGCTTTGGGCCAACCTGCCCGGTGCCGACGAGATCGCCATTGAGAAATTTTCGGCGGCGGCCCAGTTTGACTTCTACATGCAGGTGCAGAAGCACTACACCACCCACAACACCTCCGCCACCATCGAGTTTCGCGAGCCCGAGCTCGAGGATTTGGCCGAGCGCATCTACCAAACCATCCAAAACGACGAGGGCTACATCTCCGCCGCCCTGCTGGCCCGGTTTGACGACCTGCAAACCTTCCCCCGCCTGCCCTTTGAGCCCATCGACAAGGCCACCTTCGAAGCGCTTAAGCAGCAGGTAGAAGCCCGGCGCGGCACCGACAACTTCCATGCCGCCCTGTCGCGCTACGACGCCGGGGAGGTGATCGAGGCTGGCCCGGCGGGCTGCGACTCTGACAAATGCCTGATGCCGGAGAAAAAGCCCGATTAACCGCAACCTGTACGGATCCTGTCTAATAGAGAGATGACAAAAGGGGTTCCCTAGGTATGGGAACCCCTTTTTTTGAAGTTGCGTTTTTTGAAGTTGAGAGCCTTGATGCGAGTCCACTGCTTTGCCATGGCTCGCCCGACTATTGAGCAGTTGCTTTAGCTAAGAACGGGGAATTACAGCTGTAGACAGTCTGGTTGAGACATTTTGGCTGCCCCCGATTGGGCTGGGCAAACACCGTTTACCCCTACGCAATCCTGCTGGTTGGAAGCGGGGTTAAGCGATGCGGATCTGGTGCTATGTGGGGCCTTTGCTAACCCATGAACTGCTGCATTAGCTCAGATTGCTGAGGTCGTCGAGGTCATCGAGCAGGTCCGCTTCGGCAGGTTCTGGTTCAGGCGCGTTAAGCAGAGCGTCTAGGTCAAGGCTGTCGGTGTTGAAGTCAGCGTCTAGGTTGAAATTGTCAACCTGGTCAAAATCACTCCCTCGATCGCCGTCGGCTGCGCTATCTAGCAGAGCCGCTAAGCCTAAATCGCCCTCATCTAATGCTGGTGAGGTAGGTTCTGGGGTTCCCTCATCGATGGCAAAGGCGGTGGGTTCTGGTTCAGGCATATCTAAATCAAGCGGCTCGGCGGCAAACTCGTTCTCTAGGCCGAAATCGCCAAAATCGCCGCTCGGAGTGCGGTCTGCCTCGCTCTCCGCCAGGGGCGGGAAGCCAAAGTCATCGCCTGCCTCTGATTCTGGTGAAGCGGCTTCTAGAGAGAACTCATCCCCCGCTGCGTCGAAGGCTGCCTCTGGCCCAGGGGGGGCTAGCTCGCTTGGGTCGGCGGTAAAGTCGGCGTCTAGGTTAAAGTCGTCACCTTGACTGCTGGCGGTGTCGCCTTCTAGGAGAGCCGACCAGTCGGCGGTGTCGCCCTCTAGCGGTGGCGAAACTACCTCCAGGGCAAGCTCATCATCGGTCAGGTCGAAGGCGGGGGCTGTTGCCGAAGCATCAAGGCCGGTGGGGGCAGGAGTTGAGTCAGCCGTCCAGGTCAGGTTGTTGCTCTCAGGGCTGTCTAGTTCACTCTCGGGCAGAGCGGCTGCGTCGATGTCGCTCTCCCAGGCGGCTGGGTTGGCAGTCGAGGCTAGCTCGGTCATGGGCTCCAGCTCTGATGGGGCGGCAGCTGAGGAAAACTCGTTCATATCTAGGCGAGTCTCTTGGTCAGTCGCCCAGCTGGTTTCGTTGGCCGCTGCGATCGCCCCCTCTAGATCAAAATCCCTTTCCCCAGCGATCGCTCCCACCTCTGGGGTCAAACCCTCGCCGGGAGCGGTGGACTGTAGCAGTTGTAGGCGAGCCTCGTAGGCCTGCTCAAGCTCCTGGGTGCGCTGGGTCAACTCATCCTGGTAATGCTCGATCTTTTCAGCGAGCTTTTGCTCATACTCAGCTTCGAGGCTGGCCTCTATCTCGCGTCGCAGGTTGAGTTCTAGCTCGGCGGAGGACGGCTCTAGGGCACTGGGGCCCGTGGCACGTTCTTGGGCGGCTTGCAGCCGTGCCTCGTAGTCTTGCGCCATCTGGGCCAGACGCTGGTCGTACTCGGCCTGAAGGCGAGCTTCTAGCT encodes the following:
- the nrdJ gene encoding ribonucleoside-triphosphate reductase, adenosylcobalamin-dependent, whose translation is MVQELPRTRQQGPFPEAAPAAFPVFYRTYSRRGEVVEGQRETWDQVCDRTLAGLVELGNLTADEAELLGRMQRQVKALPSGRWLWVGGTAWSKQPENFSGAYNCTSTNVVDWRAFGLMMDLAMMGCGTGAMLEPKYISQIPAIRNRITVTMAGDIGETPVAERQEKTEITTEGNQVTIRVGDSRQGWVKSYETLLELSTDERFTGEVAVTIDLRDVRPAGEKLKGFGGVANPVRLSLLYDRCANILNKAHGRQLNSVECCLLIDEAAACVVAGNIRRSAGMRQFDSNDELAASAKDNLWQQDAEGNWRIDPERDVLRMANHTRVFHTKPSLQDCVDSVRKQFYSGEGAIQWAGEAKRRAGGDDRYGLNPCGEILGSNFHCNLAEVHLNQLDPKNLKDQEDAFTAAALSVAVLLNHQFQEPRYQKSRLEDPIVGVSFTGLFDFFVIAFGVEWLRWWEAGRPDTMQGLDFKAREEEYLTRWKDTVHRVVGEYCDAHGLVRPNRCTTVQPAGTKSLLTGASPGWHPPKAQRFIRRITFRKNDPVAMACIDYGYSIVPSQSDKDENGGLLNDPFDPRCTEWLVEIPVEVLWANLPGADEIAIEKFSAAAQFDFYMQVQKHYTTHNTSATIEFREPELEDLAERIYQTIQNDEGYISAALLARFDDLQTFPRLPFEPIDKATFEALKQQVEARRGTDNFHAALSRYDAGEVIEAGPAGCDSDKCLMPEKKPD